The window GAATGAAAGCAGGAACTGCCACAAAATTAGTATGTAATATGATTTCAACAACATTAATGATTAAATGGGGAAAAGTATATCAAAACTTAATGGTTGATTTAATGGCTACTAATGAAAAATTAAAGGTAACAACTGGAAAAATTGTTCATAAAATAACTGGCGCCTCTGATGAAATAATTAAAAAAGCACTCGTTGAATCAAACTATTCATGCAAACATGCTATTATAATGGTTTTAAAACAAGTTAGTTTTAAAGAAGGTGAAAGATTATTAGAAGAATATCATAATATGGTAACCAATGTTATTAATGATATTAAATAATTAAGTAATTATATTAAAAGGAGACATCTTAAAATAAAACTTTAAGATGTTTTTTAATCAAGAAAATAAGGGGAGGTAAGTTTAAATGTTAGGAATTTCAATTTATGTAAATAAAACTAGTTTACAAGAAAATATTGCAGCTATTAGGTTAGTAAAAAAGAACAAGATCTCAATGCTCTTTTTTCCTACCCGTGATTTCCCTAATTTTATTAATAATCCTGAGTTAATCCAGTTAATTTTTTGTGGACAAGAACAAAATTTTGAAGTTGGTCTCGAAATATCCAAGTATAATTTTAATTATCAACAATTACAAAAATTAAACCCCACCACCATTTGGTTAGATAACAGTTTTTCATTAATTGAAATTATTAATATTATTGATACTTTTCCGGGTAAAATTCAAATTTTAGCTATTGTTATCCAAAACCTTATAAAGGGATGGAACAAACGGAATTTTTAACACGGACATTAATTTTACAAAAATATGGGATTAATTTAACAATTTTTCTATTGGCTATTAGCGAAACTAACCGAGCGGATACTGAATGTTTTCCAACAATTAAAGACTTCCACCACTTCTCACTTTATTTACAACTGCAATGGTTCAAATATTTTGGGATAAATAATTTTATTGTTGCCAATAAGAAAATTAACCACAAAGAGATTACGCTCTTAACCAGGGTTGATACTTTAGCACCAACGGAATTTTTATTTAAAATTTCTTTATTGGGATTTTCTGACCGGGCAAAAACGCTCTTATTACATAAAACCTTTTTTGTTGATTGAAATAGCAATCAATATTTAGTAAGATTGGTGGAAAGTAGCAATTTTAATAAAAATAATGATAAAATAATGACATGAAATAATCGTAACTTAATAGTTGACCATTATGCCCTATTAGTTGACAATTATTTATACGGAAGATATAGTAGAGAGATTTATTTTACCAAGAGAAAAATTAATATTGATGAAAAAACTAACTATTTAGCAAACTGTACTAATTTTCAAGTTTTAATTGATTTGTTGTTAAAACCACCAAGTAAAATAATGTTTATCGCTGAAAACTAAATAATTTCTGCCTATTAGAAATTAAATATTTTGGTTAATGTTGATTAATTTTAAAAATTTCCGGAAAAAGTTTGGTATACTTAATTATGTCAAACACTTTGACTTAGAATTTATATGTGAAGGAGTGAGAAAATAATGTATTCAAAAGAACTGGTTGCTAGTTTAAATGCTGATATTCGTGCTTATTTTCCCCATATTAAGGAAATTGAACCTGATTATCATATGACTTTTGATGGTGTTTCCAGAATGGTTGTACTAGACCGTTATGCTCAAAAAGATAATGGTTTAAAAAACATTAAAAAATAATGATCTCGTGATTACTGTTATTAAAGATGATGGTTGATTCCCAGCGCGGGGGTTTGGGCATATTGTTAAAGTTGATCATAAAGCAGGAACATGTGATATTAAAGTTGAAGAAGATTATGTTAATAGTATTGATCCTAATTTATTAGTGGGTAGTGAAAAGGATATTATTCGCAAGAATCTTAATACTGTTGAAAAACCGTTAGAAATTTACTATGAACAAATTGCCTGACGAGTTGCCAAAGCGTTATCAAAAAATGAAAAAGAACATGAAAAATATTTACAGATTTTCTTTGAGGAATTAAAGAACTTAAATATTGTTCCTGCCGGACGGGTACTATACGGGGCTGGTAGTGGCAGTGATGTTACTTTTTTTAACTGTTTTGTAATGCCATTTATCAAAGACTCACGAGAAGGAATTTCAGTTCACCGTAAAGAAGTGATGGAAATTATGTCTCATGGGGGTGGGGTTGGAACTAACGGAACTACTTTACGTCCTCGCGGAACAATTGCCAAATCAGTTGGAGGTCGTTCATCAGGAGCAGTTTCGTGGTTAAATGATTTAAGTACGTTAACCCATTTAGTAGAACAAGGCGGAAGCCGTCGAGGAGCGCAAATGATTATGATGGCAGACTGACATCCGGATATTATTGAATTTATTATTTCTAAAATGCAAAATCCAAAAATTTTACGATGGTTAAAAGATAATTCTCAAGATCGTTTAATTCGTGAGGAAGCAACTCGAAAAATTAAATTTGTTCCGTTAACAAATTCAGAACGGAATTTATATGAATGATCAATAAGTAAAGAAAACGAAGTTGACAGTAAAATTTTGCAAGATGCCAAAATTAAATTAGAAGAGGGTGGAAATTGAGAAGTTGAAAACCCATCTTTCTTATCAGGAGCTAATATTTCAGTTACAATTTCTCATAAGTTTATGCAAGCAGTTGAAAATGATGATATTTGAGAGTTAAAATTCCCAGACTTAGATAAGTATACTCCTGAACAAAAGCAATTTTATGATGAAAACTGACATAAAATTGGGGATATTTATGAATGAGAACAAATGGGTTATCCATTAAAAACATACTACACAATGCGTGCGCGTGACTTGTGAGATTTAATTAACTTCTGTGCTAATTATTCAGCTGAACCAGGTATTTTCTTTATTGACCAGGCTAATGATATGACAAATGCGAAAGCCTATGATATGAAAGTGGTTGCTACTAACCCTTGTGGTGAACAACCCCTTGCCCCAAATTCAGTATGTAACTTAGCTGCTATTAACCTAGCTAATTTTGTTAATAAAGAAACAAAAGAAATTTTATATGATAAATTACAAGCAACTATTCGCAACTGTACCCGTTTACAAGATAATGTTATTGATGCAACGCCCTATTTCTTAGAAGCTAATAAAAAACAAGCCCTTGGCGAACGTCGAGTTGGGTTAGGAGTAATGGGGTTACATGATCTATTAATTTACCATGGCGTTCGCTATGGAAGCTTATCTAGCAATAAAATTGTTGATAAAATTTTTGAAGTTATTGCGACAACTGCTTATTGTACTTCAATTGAATTAGCGAAAGAAAAAGGTAGTTTCCCGTTCTTAAAAGATCGTGAACGCTTTATTAACACGGGTTATATGAAAAAAATGCCCGAATATATTCGTCAAGATATTCTAAAATATGGGATCCGTAATTCGCACTTATTAACAATTGCCCCAACTGGATCAACTGGAACAATGGTGGGAGTGTCTACTGGTCTAGAACCATACTTTGGTTTTAAATTCTATCGTTCAGGACGATTAGGAAAAAATATTGAGGTTAATGCTAAAATTGTTGATGAATGATTAAAATATAATTCCGGTTATAGTGCTGATCATTTACCAGATATTTTTGTCTCAGCAATGCAATTAGCACCCGAAGAACATGCTGATGTGCAATGTATTATTCAGCGCTGAGTTGACTCTTCAATTTCAAAAACTGTTAATGCTCCGCGCGGATATTCTGTTAAAGATGTTGAAAAAATTTATACCCGTCTATACCATGGGGGCGCTAAAGGGGGAACAGTCTACGTTGATGGTTCGCGTGATAGTCAGGTGCTATCATTAACAACAGATAATGAACATCCTGCTTTAGAACAACTAAACTTAGAAAATTTAGGAGTAGAAGTTATTTCAAATATTGATAAAAATGAGATTGATGATAACTTAAAAGAAGCAGTTAAATTAAGGGGAATTAACCAAGACCGCAACGTGGGAACAGAAGTTGGTGATGTTTGTCCAATTTGCAAAGAAGGAACCATGATTGATGCTGGTGGTTGTGTGACATGTAATAACTGTAATGTCCAATTAAAATGTGGACTATAATAAATAAAAAATTATAATTTTGGTAAATTATAATTTTTTTTGTTTTGTTTTGATTATACTTGAAAAATCGCAGAATAAAAATATTAAATTTCAAACATTATTAATAACTAAAAAATAAAATTTTTGTTTAGCGAATAATCCGAAATTTATTTTATAATTAATTTGAGCCTACAAGTATTATTTATATACATATGGGTTTATATTGTTAAAGAATTTAATTGTGCTGACAATTAAATTAATGTTATATGAATAAAAGGTTGATAGTTTTATTAATTTTTTATTTAGTTAACTTTTAATGATATTGAATTAATGTATTTTAGTTCAAATTAAAATTATGTACCTGCTTAAAATTATTAAAATTTAAGGAGGCAATTATTATGAAAATTATCGATCAAGTAGTAGAAATTCATTCAAATCAGTTAACATTCTTCGGTGACAACTTTGAAATTTTACCCTTTGGTGACACCGTTTTCCAGCAAGTTAGATGTGAATCAGATAACTTGTTACTCTTCAAATATTACAACAATATTATTTCAATTAAATGTAAATCATGTAAACAAATACATTATATTAATGTATTAGATGATGAAGAACCAAATTTATAATTATATTTAATTACATAGCTATTGAGTGTATATAACACCTGCAAAGAAATAAGGATAAGAGATCCTAATTAATTTGGAGGTGTTTTTCTTTTAATGAAAAAAATTATTAGCTGGTTGGTTTCTTTAACATTAATTGGAACTGTTACTAATTCGCTTGTTAGCTGTACGGGTGTTGATCCGTTTGGGGGTGGAGGTGATCAACCGACACCCAGTCCAATTCCGCATGATGTTAAATATTATCAAAATTTAATTACCAGAACGATGCAACGAATTAATAGTATCGAAAAAAGTATTAAAGAATTTGCGCAACATAAAAAGGATCCCAATTGATTTCCAACCCCTGCTGATTATCAAAAAACCATTGATTTTATGTATATTAGTCTTTATCAAAATGTTGTCACTTTCAATGATGCTGGATACCAAATCTTATTTATTACTAATAACGGAGTTTTTTCGGACCAAACCAAAATCTTAGTTAAATGATATTTAGAGAATGAATTATTAGCTTTAAATCAACAATACAATTTAGAAAAAAAATATCAGGATGATTTTTCTCAAGATAAACTAAAAACTTTATTAATCACCATTAATGAAGTGAAAAAACTTATTAATAACTTACAACTTACAAGATCAACTAATTAACAGGACATAATTTTAACAGAATTAAAAAATAGAAAGAAGTGCTAAAGATGAATTTACTATTACATACCTTAAACCTACTGAGTGATAACCCGGCCCCACCCAATCCAAGTGATATTTTAGCAACAGTAAAACCATGAGTAAATATGGCTTTAGGGATTATTTTTGGGTTACTAGGACTATTTTGTTCAGTTAAATGTGCAATTATTGGATTTCATATTGCCAAAGCAGCTGATAATCCTGAAATGCGTAGTGAATATGTGCGCTCGTTAGTTTGACCAATTATTGGATTGTTATCTGCTGTTTTAGTACCAACGATTGTTAGCGTAATCTTAAGTCAAATTTCGGGACCATCATTTGTTAGCTAACATTTAAAATAATAGAAAGCAGGTAATAAAGAATGGGAGACATTTTTAAAGAAGCCCTCTACGAAGTGCTCTGGGGAGTATTCGTGATGGGGCCGTTACAATTAATTAATGTTTTTACCTATGTTCTAGATTATTTATCTGGAGGTTTTATCACTACAATTTTATTTGGTAATCAAAATAACTTTGATTTTAACCAATTACCCCAACAATTTTGAATTTTTTTAATTATTGCAATTGCAGTATTTGCTGTTATTTTTTGTATTCAGATTATGATTATTCAATTTAAAGAGCATGCCGAAAGTAAAAAGAAATTTTTGCAATGTCTCCTCAATTCAGGAAAAGCAATCATTTTTATGTTTTTAATTCCTATTTTCTTTTTTGTTGCTAATTTCTGTATTGCTCAGTTTACCAAAACAATTGATAATTCTTTTGGGAATAAAGGTTCAATTGCGGATTACTTATGACATTTAGGTGATCCCAATTGGGATGGAACTATTAATTATACCCCTAGCGACTATGGTCTCCCTGATAATATTCTTGATTATAATATGACCGTGGAAATTTTTGGGTCATTATTTATGGTAGCGATTGTAATGTTAGTTGGTTTTATGGTTATTCAAAAAATTATTGAATTATTTTTCTTATTTATTATTTCCCCAATTGTGATGATTACAATGGTCTTAGATGATGGCAAAAAAGTTTTTGTTTGAAAAGATATGGTCATTGCTAAATTTCTTGCCTCCTCATCCGCAATTATTGGTTTTGATTTATTTATGACGATTACCCATTTAATTTTGAAAACAAATCTTTCCGGCTTAGATGCAAAACCATTTGCCCGCCAACTATTATTAATTCTAATTATTTGTGGCGGTGGGGTGGCCACTTATGAATTCTCAAATATTATTAATTCTTTAGTTGGTGAACATATGGGGGCTTCTTTTGGTTTGAATACTTTTCGAGCTATGACTGGTGGGTTAACCTCAGCTTGAAACCCAGCAACCTTACCGCGCCATTTAGGAAAAATTCCAGGGATGTACCGGACTGCCAAAAAGGGTCATGATTTCTTAATGAATAGCGGCGATAGTAAACGAAGAGAAGAAAACGACCAGGCTCGTCGGACATGGCAAAATGCCAATGTGGGAACGCGCCACCGTAATACTATTCCTGGTCTTAATGGTAATCATCATGATGATTAATAAAATTGCCTCAGAAAGGAGAACAGAAATCGATGAAAGAATGATTTAAAAAACGAAAATGGATGATTTTATTTCTTAGTATTGGTCTATGAGTTTTTATCTTTATAATGCTATTAGGATATGCGGTGTTCTATGATTTAGCTCATAATAAAACCGTTAATTTTAAGGATATTGAGCAAATTTTAACAACTAACCAAAATAATTTTTTAACAATCTATGGCGCAATCGTTGGGGGAGTATACTTAATATTTGCCTTATTCTTATTAATTTTTAAATATCATATTCGTTATGAGTTTGTCGGAAAAACCCATGATAAAACATATGGGTCGGCAGAATGATTAAGTGTAAAACACTTAAATAAAAATTATGATTTAGTAAATTTAATGCATGCTGGTGATAAATACGGAGTTGTTGCTAATTCTTTTACCGGTAAAAATAAGAATTTTATGGCTAATATTCGTAAAGAAACCCATACAATGGTTGTCGCCGGAACTCGGAGTGGGAAAACGCAGGGGGTTGTTATTCCAACCTTACAATTATTTGCCCAATCGGATATTAAACCAGGAGTTATTATTTCCGATCCCAAAGGAGAACTATTTGAAACTAACTCTAAAGTTTTTGCGGATAATGGCTATCGAGTTTTAAAGTTAGATTTACGAAGTCCAGAATTATCAGTCGGTTGAAACCCCCTAACATTAATTTATCAAGCCTGGGTGACGGGGTGTGAATTAGAACGCAAATATAAAGATAGTAATGGGATGGACCAAGAGTCATCCAAATATTATTACTGGCAACAAAAAGCCCAAGATTACTTATCAGATATTTGTACTACTTTATACCCATGAAGTGATCCGAAGGATCGGTTTTGACAAGAATCAGCGAGTGGAGCTGTCAAGGGAATTTTGTTAGCAATTTTATATGATATGCGTGAAAATAACAGTTTTGATGAAAAAAAATTTAACCTTGCTTCAGTCATTCCAATTATTAATAACAAAGATAAATTATTTAATTATTTTAAAAAATTAGATATTTCCCATCCTGCACGGATTGCCATTTCGGGGCTATTGGATGGGGCGAAAGAAACAACCGGTTCAATTTTGCAAAGTATTAAAACAGGGTTAGAAAAATTTAGTGACCCGATTTTAAGAACCCTAATTAGTAAAAATGAATTAGATTTACAAACCTTAACTAATTGTCCAACTGCTGTTTTCTTAGTTGTTCCCGATGACCGGACAGATCGTCATATTTTTGCCAGCCTTTTTATTTCTCAATCGTATAAAATTTTGATTGAACAAGCTAGTTTAGCGAACCGAAAATTAGAAAAACCATTTTATTATATTTTAGATGAGTTTGCTAATATCCCAAAAATTCCCGACATGGGAGCAAAAATTTCAGTTTCCGGGGGGCGAAATATCTGGTGAGTATTAATTATTCAAGATAAACCACAGTTAGTTGATAAATATGGTGAAAATATGGCCCGAACAATTAACAATAACTGTAGCATGCATATTTTCTTACAAACAATGGATATTGAAACGGCAAAATATTATTCAGAAATTATCGGGGAACGCACAATTGTTTCGAAATCACGGAGTAACCAAGTTTTATTAGAAAAAAAACAAGCAAGTGGAACCCGCTCCTTATCAGGAGTTAGTTTAATTAAACCAGCTGATTTAATGCAACTGCCATCGGGTCATGCTGTTGTGGTATATTCTAAAGAAAAACCATTAAAAGCGAAATTAATGCCAATGTGAAAATCACCGTGTTATGCAATGGGAAAAGTTGCTGATCAGGAATCTGTTCCCTTGACAGATGAAATTTTTGGGAAAGATTATGTTTATATCTTATCAGCCGAAAATGACGATGCTTCTAGTGATAGTGGCGGTCGGGGTGCTAACCAAACCATGGAATTATTACTAGAAAAAGAAAAACTTATTAAAGTTGAGGGAAAAGCAATTGAGATTGAAGAAATTTTAATCAATGAAGAAATTGATCCTCGAATATTAAAAAGTTTAACGGAAAAAATTGAAGAAATTTATGATTTAACTAAGTAGAAGGTGGTTAAAATGGCTGGGTGATTATCAATATGTTTATTCTTAACATTTGCCGCAATGGTTGTTAGTTTAGTAATTTGATTTCGGAAAAAACGAATTCAAAAAAAATATGAAGTTGAAACATCCCATAATCGGTTAGTACGCCGCTGTTCGTTTTACTTTATCTTCACTTGCATAGGAATCTTTGTCATCTTACTAACTATATATTTTTGTACAAAATAACCCGAGGAGGTGAAAAAATGGACAATTTAATTCCAAAGAATGTCCGCAAGACAAAATTAGAATTTT is drawn from Spiroplasma mirum ATCC 29335 and contains these coding sequences:
- a CDS encoding MupG family TIM beta-alpha barrel fold protein; this encodes MLGISIYVNKTSLQENIAAIRLVKKNKISMLFFPTRDFPNFINNPELIQLIFCGQEQNFEVGLEISKYNFNYQQLQKLNPTTIWLDNSFSLIEIINIIDTFPGKIQILAIVIQNLIKGWNKRNF
- a CDS encoding phospho-sugar glycosidase domain-containing protein — its product is MEQTEFLTRTLILQKYGINLTIFLLAISETNRADTECFPTIKDFHHFSLYLQLQWFKYFGINNFIVANKKINHKEITLLTRVDTLAPTEFLFKISLLGFSDRAKTLLLHKTFFVDWNSNQYLVRLVESSNFNKNNDKIMTWNNRNLIVDHYALLVDNYLYGRYSREIYFTKRKINIDEKTNYLANCTNFQVLIDLLLKPPSKIMFIAEN
- a CDS encoding lipoprotein, coding for MKKIISWLVSLTLIGTVTNSLVSCTGVDPFGGGGDQPTPSPIPHDVKYYQNLITRTMQRINSIEKSIKEFAQHKKDPNWFPTPADYQKTIDFMYISLYQNVVTFNDAGYQILFITNNGVFSDQTKILVKWYLENELLALNQQYNLEKKYQDDFSQDKLKTLLITINEVKKLINNLQLTRSTN
- a CDS encoding Mbov_0395 family pilin-like conjugal transfer protein → MNLLLHTLNLLSDNPAPPNPSDILATVKPWVNMALGIIFGLLGLFCSVKCAIIGFHIAKAADNPEMRSEYVRSLVWPIIGLLSAVLVPTIVSVILSQISGPSFVS
- a CDS encoding Mbov_0396 family ICE element transmembrane protein, which translates into the protein MGDIFKEALYEVLWGVFVMGPLQLINVFTYVLDYLSGGFITTILFGNQNNFDFNQLPQQFWIFLIIAIAVFAVIFCIQIMIIQFKEHAESKKKFLQCLLNSGKAIIFMFLIPIFFFVANFCIAQFTKTIDNSFGNKGSIADYLWHLGDPNWDGTINYTPSDYGLPDNILDYNMTVEIFGSLFMVAIVMLVGFMVIQKIIELFFLFIISPIVMITMVLDDGKKVFVWKDMVIAKFLASSSAIIGFDLFMTITHLILKTNLSGLDAKPFARQLLLILIICGGGVATYEFSNIINSLVGEHMGASFGLNTFRAMTGGLTSAWNPATLPRHLGKIPGMYRTAKKGHDFLMNSGDSKRREENDQARRTWQNANVGTRHRNTIPGLNGNHHDD
- a CDS encoding VirD4-like conjugal transfer protein, CD1115 family — encoded protein: MKEWFKKRKWMILFLSIGLWVFIFIMLLGYAVFYDLAHNKTVNFKDIEQILTTNQNNFLTIYGAIVGGVYLIFALFLLIFKYHIRYEFVGKTHDKTYGSAEWLSVKHLNKNYDLVNLMHAGDKYGVVANSFTGKNKNFMANIRKETHTMVVAGTRSGKTQGVVIPTLQLFAQSDIKPGVIISDPKGELFETNSKVFADNGYRVLKLDLRSPELSVGWNPLTLIYQAWVTGCELERKYKDSNGMDQESSKYYYWQQKAQDYLSDICTTLYPWSDPKDRFWQESASGAVKGILLAILYDMRENNSFDEKKFNLASVIPIINNKDKLFNYFKKLDISHPARIAISGLLDGAKETTGSILQSIKTGLEKFSDPILRTLISKNELDLQTLTNCPTAVFLVVPDDRTDRHIFASLFISQSYKILIEQASLANRKLEKPFYYILDEFANIPKIPDMGAKISVSGGRNIWWVLIIQDKPQLVDKYGENMARTINNNCSMHIFLQTMDIETAKYYSEIIGERTIVSKSRSNQVLLEKKQASGTRSLSGVSLIKPADLMQLPSGHAVVVYSKEKPLKAKLMPMWKSPCYAMGKVADQESVPLTDEIFGKDYVYILSAENDDASSDSGGRGANQTMELLLEKEKLIKVEGKAIEIEEILINEEIDPRILKSLTEKIEEIYDLTK